In the genome of Coxiella burnetii, the window AACAGCTTTTCGGTACATATTTTCCGCTCTTTCAACGATTGGGTTAATGACATTTTTGACGTGATCATTTAACTTACCCGATCCTGATAATGATGATATGCGTTGGTCAAGTTCGGTTATTAATTGTTTCATTGTTGCTGTTTCTGTTTCCTTTGCCGCCATTTCTCGCCTAGGGCTTACCGATTTCGCCGCTAGCTTATTTCTCAGCAGAATGGGTGTGGAAATAGGCTGAAGTGCTTGAATAGGCGCTATCGAAATTGGGGTTTGTATGTTGTCTGGACCAAACGGTGTTTGAAAAGTCACCGTTTCCATGACTGGGCGATGTAAGTGAAAGAAAGCATCGTGAGCAGTGTAGAAAGAATGCCCAAACCCGCTCCGGTAAACATCGTAGTTATATTTGCTGGCTTCATTAGAAAAACAACTGCAAGGGTTATAAGGATAACATTTAAAACAATGCTTCCCACTATAAGAAAAATCAATTTGAGCCGTCTCAGCCATAAGCTAGCTCCAGAAACTTTGTAATTGAGAAATTCTGTTTGGCCAAAACGCTCCGCTAGTGATGGCCTATAGGGCTTTATTTCTAATTGATTTTGTTCAATTTGTTCTTGATACTTCTTTGCTTCTTTTTCCTCATAAGGCTTTATACTCTCTGCTAATTCAGGGCACCATTGCTCAATTGATCTTAGCGTCCAATCAATAGCAATTTCATGCTGATATAAAATGCCGATATCTGTTTGACTTAAGTTGTTTTTTTGAAAGCCCAGAAATTTAGAAGATTGCATATGAAAGGTCAATTCGTTGAGGGCAGTGGAGAGTGTTTTCAAATTCCAATACCACTTTATTATTTCATTTATATCTTTTTCTAATTTTTCTCGGGCTTCGTTAGTAAGGTTAAGGGTATTGTGTACCTGATTTTTTGAAAAAATTGTCTGCTGTAAGATTGTCACCAATCCATTTAGACTCTGTACCTTAGAGTCCAGTCGACTGATTAATTGGCCTAGTTCGGTTTGTTCGCTGTTATTAGAAGCTATGATCGGTTTGGTTCTCATTTTTGTTACCTTTGGTTTATCTGGCAATACACTAACAGAATGATCTTAAGTCTTTATTAAATGAAAAAAATCTTTTTGAGGTGGGGTGAGTAAAAACTCCGAGTCTGAGCAAAAAGCGACAGTCTAAACAAATAAACTTAATTAAATATTAATTTTCCTGATCTCTTGAGATACTTAAAAAAATATTGCAAGCTTAAAAGGCATGAATGCGTGCATAGTAGTTAGTTGAGTCAATTTTTGACTCTCTTAAGGAGGAGAGAATGCCTTTTAAATTGGAGCGTTGGTTTGAAATGCAAAATAGTGGAGAAGTTACCCAAATAGGTTATTGTTGGGAAAACAGACCTTCCATTGGGGGATTATTTAATTTCTCACCTAAAACGAAAGAGGGGGTAGAGAAATTAGAAATAGATATGTCAGTAATAAAGGTGGAGGAGCCTACGGAAGGTAGTGTTGAAATTAATGGCCAATATTTTCGAGTAAAAGAAAAAAAACTAAAAAATTATAGGGAGCTTATCCAATATTTAGAGGAGGTTCGCACGCGCTGGCAATTTCTTAGAACAGAAGGGTTAACCTGTGAGAAGGTGAGAACTGTTTTAGAGTTTTTGAATGCAAAGAAGAACGGAGGCAAATATTCCTTTAAAGAGCTGTATAAAAAAGCGTTATCAGAGTTTAGAGATAGTCTTCAAGCGATTGGAGGACGCACATACCCTGGGGGGTAGCTTGGGGAACTGCTTAATAAAAATCGGTTGTCGGATTAATAAAACGTTTAAAAAAACCTATGAAAACGACAAAACGTTAGATCATCAACTTTTGAGCTCGTTGGGAGAAAGCTTAGGACCGTTAGCATAACTTTGTTACCCGAATTATTAAATTGTCATGAATACGTAAACGCAGATGCGATTGCAGAGAAAAAATTAAAATCGTCATGGGATATTGTAAATCAAACAACGTGGGATAAATTACATGAAAGATACGCACAAAAATGATGACCTCTCCGCGAAAATTGATTTAGGTGTTCGCCGTGGTGTTGCACAGGCACTGGCCAAACATAAAAAAGAAGGTCGCAGCATTTATGTGTGGCAAGATGGCAAAGTGGTGGAGATTCTTGCGAGCGAAATTAAGTATGATAAAAAATTGCTTAATGAAAAGGGATGTGATTAAAAGTGTAGGTTTTCAACAAGTAGCCCGTATGAGCGAAGCGAAATACGGGAAAACAACGATGTCGTCAATCGTCCCCGTATTTCGCTTCGCTCATACGGGCTACTTAGTTTTTTTTAGTTTTTCGCCGAGGTTAGATTCAAAAGACGCGCTCTCATGCTGCAATAACCATTGTTTAACTGCTAAAAGCTTTCCCTTCGTAGCGCTGCTATAACCGCCTAAATGCGTTGCTGCGACCACACGATGGCAGGGAATGATGATGGGGATAGGATTTTTACGGCAAGCGTTGCCGATGGGGCGGGCTCGTGTGTCTAGTTGTTCAGCTAATTGAGCGTAAGTCCGCGTTGTGCCCACTGGGATAGTTCGTAAGGCGTTTAATACCGTTTCTTGGAAAGGGGTGAGGCCAAGCGCGATGGGAATTTCGAAGGGAAATTCAGGGTCAGCGAAATAACACAGCAATTGTTCGACTGTTTCTTTGGCAAGGATGGTTTTGGGTTTTACGAGGATGCTGTCATCATAAAGATAATCAATACCGAGCAAATGATCGTCCGACGTGCGAACGCCGATTTTGCCCACCGGCGTTGAGACGGTGGCTTGATAACAAACAGCGTCCGACATACTAATTAAATTTTTTCTTTAATTTTTGCCTTGCGGCCGCGCAGATTACGCAAATAATAAAGCTTGGCCCGGCGAACATCCCCCCGGCGATTGACTTTGATCGAGGCGATAAGGGGGCTGTAAAGTTGGAAAACACGCTCTACGCCTTCGCCATGGGAGACTTTGCGAACGGTAAAGGATGAGTTTAAACCACGATGGCGGCGAGCAATCACAACGCCTTCAAAGGCTTGCAGCCGTTCACGGTTGCCTTCTTTTACTTTCACTTGCACGGTTACCGTATCGCCTGCGCGAAAGTCAGGGATTTCTTTACCCTGAGTTTGTTCTGTTTCAAGTAGCTGGATGATGTTATTCATGATGACTCCTCAAAAAATTCGTCAAGTAACCGCTGCTCATTTTCAGATAGGGAACGTCTTTTTATCAGATCTTGGCGCCTTTGCCAAGTCCTACCAAGCGATTGTTTGAGGCGCCAGCGCGAAATCGCTTCGTGATCGCCGCTGAGCAAAACAGAAGGGACCGGACGGTCAGCGATTTTTTCAGGGCGAGTGTAATGAGGATAGTCTAAAAGTCCGGCAGTAAATGAGTCTTGGGAGGCAGAATCTTTATGACCCAGGACCCCGGGAAGAAGGCGAGTCATGGCATCGATCAAAACCATGGCCGGTAATTCTCCTCCACTGAGGATATAATCGCCAATAGACCATTCTTCATCGACTTCAGCTTCAATCAAACGCTCGTCGATCCCTTCGTAACGACCGGCGAGTAGGATTAATGGGCTCGCGTGAATTTTTTCCCTTACGATTGCTTGTGTTAAAAGTTTCCCTTGAGGCGTGAGGTGAATTACCTTGGTATTTTCACCCAATTGCGCTTTTGCCGCTTTTAAAGCGAGAGCCAGCGGTTCAAATTTCATGACCATGCCTGGCCCACCGCCGTAAGGGCGATCATCCACGGTGCGGTGTGGATCGGTGGCGTAGTCGCGGGGGTTCCAACAGGAAAGGGTTAGCCGATCTTGTTTAAGCGCGCGCCCAATCACCCCCGATTTAAGGGCATCAAACATTTGAGGAAAAAGGGTAATGACACCAATAATGAGTTTCATATTAGAAGTCCGCGTCCCATTCAACGACAATGATTTTTTTCTCTAAGTCGATTGATTGAATGGTGTATGAAGTATAAGGAATTAGGCGTTCTCGTTCTTTGCTTCTTACGACAAGAACGTCGTTGGAACCTGTTTCAATCAGCGAATCCACCGTCCCGAGCTCGATTCCATGGGTATTCACGACCGCTAATCCAATTAAGTCCGTCCAGTAATAATCTCCTTCTTTTAGCGCTCCGAGAGCCCCACGCTCGATGGCAATTAGATCGTTAGTATAGTGTTTGGCGGTTTCGGGGTCATCAATGTTTTCTAATTTTACCACTAGGAAAGGTTCGTGTAATTTACCGGCTTGGAGTTTTAGAGGTTGCCACTCATTATTGTGCTGGATTTGCCAAGTTGGATGGTTCAGTAAGTTGTCAATTGGGTGGGTAAAAGAAACGACTTTTATCCAACCGCGCAGTCCGTAGGGACGGGCTAAGCGGCCGATGATGACTTTGTCGTTGGGTTTCAAGTAAATACCTGAGTTGCAATGGATTGCCTTATCTTTGTCATCCTGCCGCTTGTCCGCGGCGGGATGAGAGAGGCATTTTTATTCTTCTTTCCCTTCGGCAGCTTGAGATTCAGCGGGTGGTGCTTCTTTAGCTTCTTCCGCTTTGGGCTCTTCAGTCGCTACGGCTTTCTTTTGAGCTTTCGCTGCTTGTTCCGCTTGCAGACGTTTGAATTCGCCTTTGCGCATTCCGCCTTTTTGAGCTTCTTCAGGAGATTTTTCGAGTTTCTTGATCAGGTGCTTTACGCGCAAGGATGTTTGAGCGCCTTGGTTGAGCCAATGGCTAATACGCTCTTTTTCGAGTTGCAATCGGATATCCTGGCCCCGCGCCATTGGATTATAATAGCCCACACGCTCGATGAATCGACCATCACGCGGCTTGCGTCTATCAGCCACTACGATGTGATAGAACGGATTCTTTTTACTGCCCCCGCGGGCAAGACGAATAACTACCATGTGAGTACCTGTATTGGTTAAAGTGGGGTATTTTATGCGAAATTGGTGGGGACATGCAAGGGCTAGTCTTGTCCAACGCAAATGAGCCTGAAAATGGAATAAAAAGAGGCCATCTGAGTTAAGGTCGTTCAAACTGTAGGGGTTATGATCTACCTGGACGACGAGGTCTCGATAGCCCGAGTGGGGACATGCAACCTCGAGAGGGTTGATGAAAAAGAAAAACCCTACGAGTTCGTCACTACTTCATTTTGTCCTTTTGGCCCGTATTTCAAGTCCAAAATGAGGAGGTAAGGGTTGGAGTTAATAAACGGCTTTTGTTATTTTACAACTCTAATTTAACTCTCGAAAATGGAGTTTCAAACAATCTTTTGTTGTTTATTAACTCAATCTTTATGACAAGAATAAAAAAACTAGAAAGTTATCTAAATTGAATAGGGTAAAATTATATGTATTCACCAGCATGGCCTCATAGTGAAGTAAAGGAAATATTTCCTAACATTTTCTTTGTTACAGGTACAAATATAACACATCACGATAATACAGAACTTCAGCATAGCAGAAATATGATTATCATTCGTGATAATGGCAAACTTTCACTTATAAATACTGTGAGGCTGAATGATAAAGAGCTAGCTTTTCTTGATGCCCTAGGAGAAGTCAACAATGTGATTAGAATTGGAGCTTTTCATGGTAGAGACGATGCTTTTTACCTTGATCGTTATCATGCAAAATTGTGGGCATTAAAAGAAATGAGTCACGAGAATAATCGAGTGGCAGATGTTAAACTTATCCCAAATGGACAAATGCCAGTTCCTAATTGCTCGATATTTATTTTTGAAACCTCAAAATATCCAGAAGGAATATTACACATTGCTCAACAAAATGGAATTTTGATCACATGTGACAGTATAAAAAACTGGCTGGCCCCAGACACGTTTTTTAGCACTGAAACTGCAACATTATATCAAGAACAAGGTTTTTTTGGCGCTGCAAGCATATCAACTGTTTGGAAACAAGCATGTAACGTTAGTTCTTCAGATTTTGAGCGGCTTAAGACATTAAAATTTCGCCATCTTCTTAGCGCACATGGCGAACCTTTATTGAATAATGCTTATGAGCTTGTAGCTAAGACTATTAGAAAAGAATATGGAATTTAAGTAGCCCGTATGAGCGAAGCGAAATACGGGAAAACAATGATGTCGTCAATCGTCCCCGTATTTCGCTTCGCTCATACGGGCTACTTAGCGGACTACCGCTGGAAGCCGCGATTATTTCTTTTTTCTTCTTCCAGATAAGGTACGCCTTGTTCCCAAAAGTAATCGACGATAGGTTGAAAGTTGCGGGCGGCTGCAATGGCCAGAGGGATGCCGTATTCGGTCCGCTCTAAAGCAATAAAGGGATCTCTAGCGTATCCCTCAATTAATAGTTTTACAATTTCAAGCTTTCCTGATTCGCAGGTGGTGTATAGAAGGTTGGCCAATAGCTTTGAAGCAACTCGCCCACGCCGCTGTACTACCTTACCCAATAAAAGTTCTGCTATCTCTACGTGACCACGCTCACAAGCGAAATGGAGTGCTTGATACCCCTCTCTTGAGTCGACTACGAGAGGGTGTTCAATTAAAAGTTCCACAATATCTCGATAACCTTCCAAGGAAGCGATTTCGAGTGGTGTTTTATCTTCATATTTTTGATTGGGATCAATGTCCGTCCTTTGCAATATCCTTTCCATCTCACCGGGGGCATTATAGATACAAGCTTCAAATAGCCGCTGCATAGCTTCATCATTAATTTCACGCTGTCTCATTTCTTTCTCTACCTAATTAAACTTTATGCTAGATTCTATTGAAAACCATCGAAAACCACAAGATTAAAGCTTCATTTTGCTTATTCGATCGACTGGGTTATGCTAACGCAATGATTTGCAAGGAGGCCCAATAAATGCGCCGATTGTTCTTCGTTTTATTTCTTTATCTTTTTTTTGATGTCGCTTTAGCCGCGCCAGCTTTTCAGCTCATTGCGTTAGGCGTTCATGGCGGGTGGAGTGATGGTAATTTATCAACTTATTTCGCAGCCCCATTGGGAAGCGATCAATATGTGTCATTGGATGCGGGGACCTTAATTAACGGCGTCGAAAAGGCGATTGCGCAGGGCTCCTTTGCTCGTCTTGCCGTAAAAACGAAGGGGAATTTGCGAAATGCCATTGTTGAAAACCATATTCCTGTTTATCTCATTTCTCACGCTCATTTCGATCACATCATGGGGTTTGTGATTGCAGCACCGAATTTAAAAGAAAAGCAGCTCTTATTAGCTCGCGCGGAAACAATGCGTGCTGTTGAGAAATGTGTTCAATTGGCAGGTGTGGATTAATTCGGGAAATATCGGAGAAAAGCCGCGACTGGGATTTCAGCGTTTTGAAGAGCTGCCTTTACGACGATGGATTTCCCTTCCTCGAACCAAACTTGAAGTGAAAGCATTTCCGTTAAACCACGGAAAAGGCTATCCGTCCACCGCTTTTTTATTGAAGCATAAAAATGATTATTTACTGTATTTTGGTGATACGGGGGCGGACTCGATTGAACATGACAATAAAATTCAGCAAATATGGCGAGAAATTGCGCCGCTTATTCGTCGGCATCAATTACACGCTATTTTATTAGAATGTTCCTATACGAATGCGCAGCCGAACAATCAATTATTTGGTCATTTGAAACCGGAATTGTTTTTAATGGAATTGCACAAGCTGGCTGCGCAAGTGAGCCCACATACTTCAAATGCATTAAAGGGGCTTGTCGTTTTTGTTACACATATAAAGCCGAGTTTAACGATGCCGGATAACCAAGTGGCTAAAATTATTTTTCAGGAGTTGAAGAAGGGGAATAGCCTTGGCGTGCGGTTTATTTTGCCTCGGCAAGGGGAGCGATATGTGTTTTAACATTGTCTTGCGCGCGGGTGAGGAAGAATTATTTATCTCGCCATCCCGGAGGTAATTGATTTAATAGATCGCCTGGGATTTTTCCTTGCATCTGTTTAAATCTTTTCATCATTTTATCGCCTTTCATGCGCTTCATCATTTTTTGCATTTGGACGAACTGTTTTAGAAGCTTGTTGACGTCTTGCAATCCAGTGCCTGAGCCTTTGGAAATGCGCCGTTTGCGGGAACCGTTGATTAAAGCGGGGAATCGGCGTTCCTTAAGCGTCATTGATTGAATGATGGCTTGCATCTTCACTAATAATTTATCATCCAAGAAAGCCGAAGCGCCTTTGGGAAGCTGGCCCATGCCGGGTAATTTGCCGAGGAGAGATTGCATGCCGCCCATTTTTTTCATTTGCTGTAATTGAGCGAGGAAATCATCAAAATCAAAGCGATTGCCTTTTTGCAATTTCTTAGCGATTTTGGCTGCTTGTTTTTGATCGACTTTGCGTTGGGCCTCTTCAACCAGGCTGACGATATCGCCCATGCCTAAAATGCGAGAAGCCATTCGATTGGGATGGAAAGGTTCAAGTGCGTCAATTTTCTCACCAACGCCGACAAATTTAATCGGCTTTTGGGTGATCATGCGCATGGATAACGCCGCACCACCGCGCGTATCACCGTCTAATTTAGTTAAAATCACGCCCGTGAGAGGAAGTGTGTCGTTGAATGATTTCGCGACATTAGCGGCGTCTTGACCCATCATGCTGTCAACCACTAATAGTATTTCAGTAGGGGTGACGGCATCGCTAATGGCTTTCATTTCTTCCATCAACACATTATCGATATGTAAGCGGCCCGCCGTATCTAAAATTAAAACATCCATAAATTGCTTTTCAGCTTGCTTTAGAGCGGCTTTAGCAATTTCGACCGGCTTTTGATCAGCTTGTGTAGGGAAAAAAATAGCGTTGATTTGCGACGCTAAAGTTTCTAATTGTTGAATAGCAGCCGGACGATAAACGTCGGCGGAAGCGACCATGACAGATTTTTTCTGAATTTCGAGGAGCCACCGGGCTAACTTAGCGACGGTGGTGGTTTTACCAGACCCTTGAAGGCCGGCCATTACAATAACGATCGGAGGCTGAGCATTGAGATTAATTTCTACCAACTCATCGCCGAGCAAGTGCGTTAATTCATCTTGAACGACTTTTACAAGGGCCTCGCCGGGGCGCACGTTGCCGATGACTTCTTGTCCCAAAGCCTTTTCTCGGACATGCTCGATAAAATCCTTAACGACAGGAAGAGCAACGTCCGCTTCTATAAGCGCCGAACGAATATCGTGCAGCGTGGATTGGATATTCTCTTCAGTGAGCCGCCCCAGTCCGCGGAGTTTATTGATACTCGTTGTTAAGCGATTGGTTAGGTTGTTAAGCATAGGGGGGGAAGTATAGCAATATGTTATGCTTAGTTCTATGAATGTCATTACCTTATCGACAGTCAGTATTATCCTGTTGTGCTTTATATTAGCGCTCGTGTTTCCAGGCCGACAGGTCCTTGAAGCCGAGCCGAGTTCGTATGCGCTTGTTCATGTTTTATTGTCTATTGTAACCGCGGGCGTTTTGGGCGTGGCCGGGTTGCAAGCTATTTTGCTGGCCATTCAAGAGCGGCTGTTGCGTCATCGTCCTCATGGCGTCCTTATTCAGAAATTGCCGCCGCTGGTATCCATGGAAAAAATAGTTTTTAAAACCATTGCCGTCGGGTTTTTATTATTAAGCTTTTTATTGGCGTCGAGTATTTATTTTTTTCATGAAGAATTATGGGGCAATCCTTTTTTATGGCAGAAAGCTATTTTGGTAGTTTCTGCCTGGGTCATTTTCGCCCTACTGCTGATGGGCCGTCATTTTTGGGGATGGCGGGGGCGTAAAGCTATTTACGGCACCTTGTGCGGCGTATTACTATTAATCTTAGTCTATTTCGGCAGTAAATTATTATTGGAAGGTCTCCATTGACGGTAGATGTCGAATACCTCGGTATTTTGCTCGTTTTATTAATCTTTTTATCCGCCTTTTTTTCGGGCTCAGAAACCGGCATGATGGCGCTTAATCGCTATCGCTTACGTCATTTAGCACGGAAAGGGCATGTAAAAGCCCAGCGTGTGGTTACGCTTTTGAAGCGTCCCGATCGTTTATTGGGCGTCATTTTAATTGGAAATACGTTTGCAAACATATTGGCTTCTGCGGTTGCTACCGTGATCGCTGTCCATTATCTGGGTGATTTAGGGGTTATTATCTCGACGGTCATTTTAACTTTTCTCATTTTAGTATTTGCGGAAACAACGCCAAAAACATTAGCGGCTCTTTATCCGCAACGAGTAGCATTTCCTGCATCCTTGCCTTTGCAAATTCTATTACGCGTTTTTTATCCATTGGTGTGGTTAGTTAATACGATTGCGAATGCTTTTTTACGTATTTTTGGCGTAAAGGTCTCCGTACAAGGAACCGAAGTCGTAAGCGCGGAAGAGTTGCGCAGTATTGTTCGCGAGGTGATAGGGAAAGGTCTTTCCGGTTATCAACAGATGTTGTTGCGCGTTTTAAATTTAGGGCAGATGACGGTTGAGGATGTGATGGTGCCGCGCAACCGAATTCACGGTATTGATATTCGGGATGATTGGCATAAGATCGTCGAAGTGTTATTAACTTCGGAACACGATTATTTGCCAATTTATCGAGAAAATATTGATCGGGTCATTGGATTGCTAAACTTGCGTCGTGTAATGCAATTGTTATCCCAACAACAGTTAACGAAGGAGAAGCTCGTAAAAGTCGCAGAGGAAGTTTATTTTATTCCGGAAGTGACTTTATTAAATCAACAATTGCTCAATTTTCGGGAAAGAAATAAAACGGTCGGGTTGGTGGTGGATGAATATGGTGATATTGAAGGATTGGTGACGCTGCGTGACATTTTAGAGGAGGTCGTTGGTGAATTCGCGACGGGAATTGACGGGGCAACGAGCTTAGTTCAATTTCAAAAAGAGGGGAGTTATTTGATAGACGCGCGTATTAGCGTTCGTGATTTAAACCGCATTATGCAGTGGGATTTACCCATAAAAGGGCCGAAGACCTTAAGTGGGTTGATTATAGAAGATTTAGAAAGTATTCCCATCGTTGGAATTTGCATTCGTTTGTCAGGCTATCCTATGGAAATCGTGAAAGTGAGTAGAAATGCGGTTCGCTTAGTAAAGGTTTGGTCTAAATTTTAGGGTGTTTTTTCAGATGGATCGAGGGATGACATTCCTGGAATTGCTGATTGCTTTATCTCTGTTACTTATTTTTATTTCCCTTGCAGTGCCTGCTTGGCAGACATTTTTGGCCCAAGAGCGACTGGCAGCGTTGATTAATCGTTTAGCAGCGGCTATACATTTTGCTCGCAGTGAAGCCATTAAACGGCATAGTGTTGTGACGCTCTGCGGAAGTAGTGATGGCCAACGTTGTGATGGTCAATGGAGCAAGGGGCAAATAGTTCTTGCGAGTAGGGCAAAAGCGCCTCTTCGTTATTATGGAAAATACCCTCGTGACGATCATCTTATTTGGCGCAGCAGCTTAAAAAAGAATACTTACTTAAATTTCACCGGTGATGGGTTTACCGAAGGCCAACAGGGAACATTTTATCTTTGTCCGCCGCACAATAGAAAGCCAATGACGTGGAGTTTAGTAGTCACTCGCAGTGGTCGTTTGCGGGTGGAACGTGCTAAGGTATATTCTTTTTGTGAAACAAATTTTGAGTCCGTCATTCCCGCTTGCGCCGGAATGACGGAACTATAGAGTCAAATTAGATGCCGATAGTGAGGAGAATACAGTGCCGTTACGAATTATTTTATTAGGCTTGCCGGGAGCCGGTAAGGGCACTCAAGCAGATTTTATTGCGAAACATTTGGATATTCCAAAGATTTCGACGGGTGATATGTTGCGAGCCGCCGTTAAAGCCAAAACACCCTTGGGATTAGAAGTCAAAAAAATAATGGAAAGCGGAGGTCTTGTTTCGGATGAAATTATGATTGCTTTGGTAAAAGAACGAGTGAAGCTTCCGGATTGTCATAAGGGTTATTTACTGGATGGGTTCCCGCGAACGCTTGCGCAAGCGGATGCGCTGAATGCAGCAGCTATCAAAATCGACTTGGTGATTGAGATTGATGTGCCCGAAGAAGAAATTATTGAACGTATGACGGGACGGTTGATCCACCCTGCCTCGGGGCGGACGTACCATCGCCGTTACAATCCCCCAAAAGTGGCGGATAAGGATGATGTGACTGGCGAACCGTTGATTCAACGCGCAGACGATCGTGAAGAAACTGTTCGTCATCGTTTAGCGGTTTATCGAAAGCAGACAAGCCCGCTGAGTGATTACTATGCACAATGGGAAAAATCGGGTGATCCACAGGCACCAAAATATTTTCGTATTTCTGGTTTGGGAAGCATGGAAGAAGTGCGTGAGCGGATTT includes:
- the adk gene encoding adenylate kinase, coding for MPLRIILLGLPGAGKGTQADFIAKHLDIPKISTGDMLRAAVKAKTPLGLEVKKIMESGGLVSDEIMIALVKERVKLPDCHKGYLLDGFPRTLAQADALNAAAIKIDLVIEIDVPEEEIIERMTGRLIHPASGRTYHRRYNPPKVADKDDVTGEPLIQRADDREETVRHRLAVYRKQTSPLSDYYAQWEKSGDPQAPKYFRISGLGSMEEVRERILQVFEAYDPRDSGNLEH